The genomic DNA AAatgcccaaacacacaaacagagtcCACATTTGCCAGCAGTGTGTGAAATTTCGCACTGTATTGGTGTGGCTCGGTGAGTCATTGCGTTAAATTTAAAGTTGCAACTAGCGTTGCAAGTGGGTGAGGAAAACGATCAGAGACAACCACGAGACGTATACGTAATACGCCGAGCCTGCCGCGTATGAGTAATCCATCCACAAGCGGCGCAGGCACgtggaaaatatgcaaacaaatcCGGCAGCTGACCTTCATTTTCTGTAGAGAATTTAATTACCAGTTGTTGCAATATTTAATCAacgttctcgctctctccttaCGACAGATTTTCGGCCTGATTGTCATCGGCCTTGGCGTGCATGTTGTCTATAAATTTGAGCATTTCAACACCGCCGCTTTTGTCATCATTGGCCTGGGCATCGTAGTGGTGCTGGCGGCACTCTTTGGCTCGCTGGGTGCAGCGCGCGAGAGCAGCAATATATCCAAGACGGTAAGTAAACATTacccaaaaaatgtacataaacaaaaactaatccCTGCTTTCCTTTCCCCAGTTTGTGTTCCTTTTGGTCGTGCTCATTGTGCTCGAGGTGCTGGTCGTGGGCTTCCTGTGGATCTTCCAAACTTCGCTGCTCATCAACGTGGACAAAACCTTCGATCAGCTGTGGAACGATCAGCCAGTGCCCATTAAGCCGGGCAATCAGAGCCAAATTGCCAGCCTGGAACGCTGGTTGGACTGCTGCGGCAATGTGGGACCCAAGGATTATATGCTGCCACCAAATAGCTGCTACAACAGCCAGTCCGACAAGCTCAATCTGGAGGGTTgtaggcaaaagtttttggacTTTGTAGCCTCACGTTGGACAACTTTTAACTTTGTTTCGCTGGTGCTGGTTGCAGTGGAGGTGAGTGATGGGCCTGTGCCTTAGTTGGAAGCGcattacaatttgtttttctgtgaTTTCCAGATCATTTGCGCCCTTTTGGCCTATGTGCTGGCCAACAGCATTGTGAATCGCTGGCGTCGCTCGAAATActatcaaaaataaatgccaaaaaatgagTGTGCAATATTTTTTGAGTGCGATGTGCAATGCATTTCTAGgaaacaaaaggccaaagaACTCGCAGTGGAAATTCCATAAAAAGATGTGCAACATTTCGTAGCATCTTTGGGTGCGAGAACTAACCATTTAGTTTGTAAATTTTAATCTAAACTAAGCTCGATCTAAGCCGCAAACTTTTGTAACAAACATTTCgataaagccaaagccaaaataaagcaaaattcTTTTGTAGTTCTTTGTAGTTCGCGGggcaatcaaaatcaaattcttTCGTGTCTCAGGGGAAATATCATTTCTGGTTTTGTGCTGTTGACATCATTTGGATGATAAATAAGCTGCGGGACTGGGGCACAAGGTGAGGGTGGACACATGCTGCTTTCTGGGGCACATCCGTGGGCGTGCGACGCTAATTTTCTCGTCTATTTTCCATATTCTCGTATATGTATTTTCTCCGTCTGAgcttttatctctctctctttttcgctctgtgtattttggccactgcaacgacagcgacagacatTTGTGTATCTATTGGCTTTAATCGCTGCCCAAGCGCTTTGTCAAACAAATGTAGATTATGAGACTTTAGTCGTTGATTTGATGGCAAGGCCCAAGGTGTGCGCCTCCACAGCGGAAAATCTTTTGTGAAcgaatttctctctctctcggcgtCTCGTCATGTACTGCAGCGGCCGCCTGCTCAGATACATTCTGTGTGTCATCAGCGTGATTTGTGCTGTAAGTGCTTAAAAATAGCTTGACATTGGCTTGATGATGGATCTCTGCTTAGGTGGGTGGCTGCCTGCTCATCTGGTATGGCGCCTGGCTGCTGGAGAGTCTCGAGGATCAGCAGCGCGTCGGAGTGCTGGATCATGGCGAGCAGCTGGCCGCTGTGCTGTGCATCCTCCTGGGCTGTGTCATTATTCTAACGAGCAtctttggctgtgtggctTTGGGCAGGGACTCCCGGACTATGTTGATTTGTGTGAGTCATGGAGGTTAGCCCTGGATGATCTTCAACTGATTTTTTCTGTACTCTGCAGCATGCCGTGCTGTTGGTTGTGCTGCTCGTGgtgcaatttgttttcttcaGCATTAGCTTTGCGGCCAGTCGGGACACGCTGCCAGACACGCTGCGGCAGGGCTTTGATGATCTTTGGGATCCGCAGCATGCGGGAAATAGCAGCCTGAATACCTACGAGCAGTGGGTGAGTGTTGCCATTGCCTAACCTGTGGGATATCTTCTGAAGTTCCATGTCTTCCAGCTACACTGCTGTGGCCGCAACAGCGCCGAGGACTACATGCACCTGGACAAGGAGCTGCCTGTGAGCTGCTGCCGCGATCTGGACTGCACAAAGCCATTGAATCTCTTCATGACTGGCTGTGAGCTGCAGTTCAAGGATTATCTCAGCGCCAAAACGGCGAATTTTCATTCACTGAGTTGGTTTCTAATGCTCGCAGAGGtgagatttttgtttgcccttcCATGCCTAATGCTCAATCAAGCAATGCGCTTTCCactttgaattatttatattaatttgtgAAAATTAACTAATAATAATTCGTATTTTTAATTACAGTTTGCTGGTTCCGTGACCACCTGCTACCTGGTGGACAGCATACGGAACCATCGCGATCGTGTACGATTCTATAATTAAAACGAATAATTCTCgaattgtattattattattattatatttgtgtgtttgtgtttttcctgGCCCACGTGCCCCGCGACATATTGTGATTGTAATTTACGATGATTAATCAAGTTAGGCTACGGAAGATATCTAGTATTCCATTCATAAAATGTGTAAACTTGCAACGCCCACGCGTGCGCTgctaaaacaaataaaaaagaagaaaacaaacaaagaagagaagaaaagaaacgatTTTTGGCCCAAcacatggtgaaattacttaCAAGGTGACGTTGTCCGCTGTGTGGGGAGGACCAATAACTTACTCACCACGCTCAGCgagacaagcgctagaaagggatgGAGTGGCCAGTGGTGAAGACGTCACCTTGTGAGTAAACTCTCCTTGGACCAGCAGATGGGCACCGCAGATCAAAAAAAGCTACACACGGCGAGGGGGCGATTAGGTGGGCGATGCGCGGCGCCGCTCTCGATTTTTACTCACAGATTTTACGAGCATATAATGTACGGTAAAAGTATATGCATATAGCGACACGCATATAGCTAGAATGtagtcaaaacaaaaacacactgTTTCAGTTGATTCACGCCACTGAAACACAGCGGTCAGCAGCGATCAGCAGCGTACGGGAGATAAATCGAGAGATACCTTGTGCTTGTTGCTGTATCTGTCAGCGGAAAACTGGCTATTGGCTATTGACCATATACGTAACCGCCTGCTCTGATGCATTCACTATAATTTGAGTGACACAGAGACGCAGCTTCAGTTCCCGTCCTCAGTTTCAGTTTAGAGTCTAGTGTCCAGCATCAACATGGGTCTGGGAGCCACTACAGTGaagcatctgctgctgttgctcaattttgtgtttgccgTGAGTGGAATGTGCATAAGTATGCGTGCGAGTGGGTAGCGTttatctgtgtctctctctctctctctctctctctctcttctgcagGTGCTGGGACTGGTGCTGATTGCCtttggaattttctttttgatcAGCGCCGCCGAGAATGCAGTCAGCATTGGTGAGAACGTGGCTGGGGGCCTAATCATTGGCCTGGGCGCTGTCATCCTCATCATAGCGGTCTTTGGCTGCCTGGCGGCCATTCACGAGTCTCCACTTCGACTGCTGATGGTGAGTAGCCGATCTCTTATCTTCCTCTAGCACGATCTCCACTCTAACATTCTCTATTGTCTCGCAGTACGTGGGagttgtggtgctgctgatcCTCACCCAACTGCTGTTCCTCAGCATGGCCTCGCACGGCACCAAAGACGGCCTCTCGGGCAGCATCAACGAGGGCTTCGATCGTCTGTGGGAGGCTGAGCGCAATGAGTCGGGAGCGCTGGCCTACTATGAGAACTGGCTGCACTGCTGCGGCGTCAACAGCTCCGAGGATTACTGGATCATCCACCATGCCATACCCTCCAGCTGCTGTCTGGACAACAAATGCGTGGACAGCACGAGTGTCTACAAGGCCGGCTGCAAGGCCGAGTTCGTGGAGTATCTCGACGACAAGCTGCTCGTGTTCAAGAtcgtctgctggctgctcatCCTAGGCGAGGTAAGTCGCAGCCACAACCCGCAGCTCACActcaaacatttttctctcCCCTTTCCAGGCTGTTGGTGCGGTGTTCGGCTGGCTGCTATACAGCAGCGTCAAGAACCAGAGTCGTCGCAACAATGCGGTCTGGATGTGAGGCGCAGCTTAGGTTACACAagtattaaattaaataatattaacaaCGGGTTTCCAGTCACTCCTGTACTTGTCGTACAAACTCAACTTTTCACAAACTAATGAGCAATTTCGTAATCGCTTAATTCTGTATCTAATACTCAACTTACAATTTCTCAAGTAAAAGTTGTTCTGATCTAATGTCATGGTCTCTGCTGTGGTGCGTGCTGAATGCTgtgaagaaatatttttgctttggaGAGTGCACTCTGCTGTGGAGAGTGCTGTCTGCTTTGGAGACTACTCTCTCTTTTGGGAATGCAAGCACGGGATGCATAGAGAAGGGGGGAAGAGAAGCTCAAAAGGGTCTGGGATGCCTCTAAGTTACAGAATCCGCTacaaaatcaaagtaaaagaTGGTTTAAATTGGAACAAATTGATTGACTTTGGAAATGATAATTTCTAGGCCTAAACTTTTTTTGCATTATGTTTTCATATTGGGCACCAAGCGAcgcttttgcagcagcaggtacCTAGAAATGCAGGTACACAAGCGAGGGCTTGCCCATAGTGAACCCTTTTGTGATTTTTGCGTTTCCCTTTTCACGCAACCTTCGTCGATGCGCCAACTTACGCCAAACGCACATATGCAAACAGCAGCTAGCTACCTGCtagattttgttgcttttatgcACAAAACCACCCCACATTTACCAGTGCAGCTTAAGTGCCGTTGGCTTATTGCAGTTATCTGGTGTACAGCAAACTGCTGTATAAAAATCGTATGGAGGGATCATTGGAACGGTACATTACTTGTATTTCTACGAATTGTTCCAGTTGTTGGAGTTTGCAGATTGATTTCACTTCAACAGAGCCTGGACTTGTGCTTTCCTGGTATCTACATAGTTCAACTGCTTGATTAAACtctgttttatttaaaacaaaaacagtatCTTTTAGTTTTAATGTCAGTCTCGAAAATATTCGGAAATGTAAACTGTAGCACAGATTTACCCGTGACAACTGACTGTTCGAATTTCTCTACaattttgctgatttttttattgttttcttatCATGGCATCGTCACTGCAGAAAATGTTGCTCTCAATGAACTTTGTTCATTCCGTAAGTTAATGCTGCCCCATAAGTCCTGGGCGTCTAACATTTTCTTCACTTTGCAGACGGTTTGCCTATTGGTTATTGTCTGTGGCATATCCTTTTTTATAGACCAGATCAGCACTCTGGAGAAAGTTGCTGGCGCACTGACCATTGCCCAGGGCATTGTCGGACTGAGCCTGTCGATCTTTTGCAGGGGAGCAGCCGAATGCAAGTCGCCCGATTGGCTTAGAAATGTGAGTATGTCAAAGGCCCCACTTTGGCACCTTACAGCTCGTCCCACTTTGATCCAATTTTCGCGTTATTTTCAATCCTAAATTGTTCCTTTCCACTCTAGTATGTGGCCATAGCAATGCTGCAAATATTCAgccaactgctgctcctgtaCGAAGCTACCAATAGCTCAAACCGCATTGACAAAACCTTCGACGACTTGTGGGAAGCGGAACGCAGAGGCGCTGCACTGGAGCGACGCCTTGGCTTCTATGAAAAGTTTCTAAAGTGCTGCGGCGTCAACGGCACCCACGACTACTCAAAGATAAGTCTTCAGCCGCCGAAGAGCTGCTGCATAGACGAAGACACCGAGTTCGACTCCCCGCTACACCCGTATGGCTGCAGGGATCAGTTCACGGATTATGTGTTCAGCAAAGTGTTGCTGCTAAAATTAGCCTGTTGGCTGCTCATCATTGTTGGGGTAAGTACAGCCCAGATCCCAGTTGGGATTTactttatgtatttatttacgtTTCAGACTAACGGTGCGATGTGCGGCTGGCGACTGTACAGGATTATGAAGCGGCAATTGCAACGCTACAGTGGCGAATGGCTGGAGGAGAGCTCAAAGGAGATTTAAACTTACATATTTGatgtaataatatttataaatcttTCATTGAAGCTCTTCGAACTGTGGAACATTGTGTAGTTAAAGCAAAGAGCAGATATCCATCCTCCGACCACTTTAAGGCAgagcaaacagccaacaaatcTTCGCTCTAAGTTCTGCCTTTGCTTCTGGTTGCTGGCTTAGCCTAGTCTTTGCCTTCCTACAAGTTCCTTCTTCCCAAAGGACAGCAGATCCTTCCCCTAGTCGCACGTTCTTGCTGTGATTTAACTTCCGCATGCCAAAAAGTCACCCAGTATGCGACACAACACTGCGGCTGCGCCATGGCCCTCGTTTTCTCGGGGGGAGGTTCTGACTCTGTTCGTTCATTTGTTTGGGTTTCGTTGGTTTCGGTGCCTCGTGCGGTGGTGAATTCCGCGTGTAATGCTCGACGGCGACACTTGGTGGCGTTCTGTGTTGTGTTTAGTCGCTGGCCAGCAGTTGAGACAGAAACACGAGTCCCCCCACAGATACAGAATTGGGTTCGGGGGAAGTCGGGCTCCGATTGAGACCATCGCTTAAATCTAGAGTAAACAATGGCCTCCACCCCGCTGGAATAGGGCTAATCGAGCGAATCGACTGAGAGGAAACTAATTTCCGTTCTATCAGTGCCGTCAGTGATGTGAGTGTTAATCAATTTTGAAACCAGGGAAAACTGCAagttttctctttcctttttgtagCTCTACGGACAGCATGGAGAAGTCGTTTCCCATATCGCCCTGGAAGTACGCCCTATTTGCCACTTGCATTTTGATAGTGGTAAGTGTGCAACCCAGCCCACTCCGCTCCATTACCCCCTGGGGCGACGCACTCCTGACCCATCCAAAGTCTTGCACAACAACCCGGTAGTGccgcgaaaaaaataaaatcaatattgtgcaaaagtacaaaaattaCGCGAGCAACGAACGCAGCGCATAAAGATGCCTAAAAGCAAATCGAACATAAAAAtctgaaatatatatttatacatttatttatatgtacgaATGTTTATGTGTGTTCCGCCGCACAGCTGTTCGCACTTGGCACACAATTGGATATGGTCGTGTCTGTCCCTTCACTTCATGTAAAATGCTTACACAACCAGGCGCACCATTTTGATTATGATTAAGTTGATTTGGCAAATTAGTTGTTgttatatttctatatatatatgtacattatgtacatGGCAGAAACAGTCTGCAAAATGCCAAGGGTTAGCTCAAACGGGTAACTAATTTGGGTGTAAACATACAGCTGGGGGAACTCTATCTTTTCCTACTCTCTAAATATAATTCCAATTCTAATTCCCTTTCGTACAGGCCTGCAatgtctttttcttttcctgtgGCGTTGTCACCTGGGGCTCCGCAGCCTCCACCTTTGGCAGCTACACAACAGCGCTCGTTGGAGCGGCTGTCTTTGGCGCTGCCTTTCTCGGCGTCTATGTGGCGCTCAAGGAGTCCTACAAGTACTCCGTCGTGGTGTGTAATACCTGACTTCCAATAGCTTACATTACGCTAATGTGTTTGCCTACCCACAGTACATGTTCGTCAGTGGCTTGGTCATTGCCGCCATGGCTGCCTACTTCTTCACCTTCACAGCCATGAAGGGAGATTTGCTGGCGCACTTTGACGAGCGCATCCGGCAATTGTTTGAGGAGAAGTCACACAGCAATGACAAAATGCAGCCCATACATAGCCTATTTAGCTGCTGTGGACTGGACGGACCGCAGGATTATCTGGGCGAGGAGAACGGCGCCTTGCCGGCCAGCTGCTGCTATGCCTTTGACTGCTCCAATCCGACGCATGTCTTCCAGGAGGGCTGCGCCACCAAAGCCAATTCTAATTTGAAGATGCAAGCGAATATTAATTATTACTGCTGCATGGCAATTATTGCGCTTGAGGTGTGTACTGCGAAATGTTTCATTGGAAGAGTTTCTTAACTAAGTATCTTTCATTCCAGTTCATGGGCATTCTCACCGCCTACTACATGGGCCGCGCCCGAAAGTATGCCAAGACCAAGATCAAGGACGATGAGAGCCACATCAACGATTAAGTGAAAATGCCATAGCCAGCCTAAACCCAGCATGAACGATAGTTATCTAGATTAAATCTCTATTAATCCATTTAGCGAATTTGCCACTAGAGAATAAAACACTTTCCATATGCTAAAACGATTaactcactcactcacgcaGCTCCTCGCACATTTGGCAGCACTGGCAAAGAGAGCGCTGAGATTCCTCCTCTTCTCCATTCGATTGTCTGCCGCAGCTCATTAGTAaaaattttcgttttcaattgcTTGCTGGACAGCGATCTTGCTGGTTCTTTTGGTGTTCTCGCTGTCAGCTCTTC from Drosophila subobscura isolate 14011-0131.10 chromosome E, UCBerk_Dsub_1.0, whole genome shotgun sequence includes the following:
- the LOC117892320 gene encoding 23 kDa integral membrane protein, which translates into the protein MEKSFPISPWKYALFATCILIVACNVFFFSCGVVTWGSAASTFGSYTTALVGAAVFGAAFLGVYVALKESYKYSVVYMFVSGLVIAAMAAYFFTFTAMKGDLLAHFDERIRQLFEEKSHSNDKMQPIHSLFSCCGLDGPQDYLGEENGALPASCCYAFDCSNPTHVFQEGCATKANSNLKMQANINYYCCMAIIALEFMGILTAYYMGRARKYAKTKIKDDESHIND
- the LOC117892318 gene encoding protein late bloomer, translating into MYCSGRLLRYILCVISVICAVGGCLLIWYGAWLLESLEDQQRVGVLDHGEQLAAVLCILLGCVIILTSIFGCVALGRDSRTMLICHAVLLVVLLVVQFVFFSISFAASRDTLPDTLRQGFDDLWDPQHAGNSSLNTYEQWLHCCGRNSAEDYMHLDKELPVSCCRDLDCTKPLNLFMTGCELQFKDYLSAKTANFHSLSWFLMLAEFAGSVTTCYLVDSIRNHRDRVRFYN
- the LOC117889714 gene encoding uncharacterized protein LOC117889714, with product MASSLQKMLLSMNFVHSTVCLLVIVCGISFFIDQISTLEKVAGALTIAQGIVGLSLSIFCRGAAECKSPDWLRNYVAIAMLQIFSQLLLLYEATNSSNRIDKTFDDLWEAERRGAALERRLGFYEKFLKCCGVNGTHDYSKISLQPPKSCCIDEDTEFDSPLHPYGCRDQFTDYVFSKVLLLKLACWLLIIVGTNGAMCGWRLYRIMKRQLQRYSGEWLEESSKEI
- the LOC117892319 gene encoding tetraspanin-9 translates to MGLGATTVKHLLLLLNFVFAVLGLVLIAFGIFFLISAAENAVSIGENVAGGLIIGLGAVILIIAVFGCLAAIHESPLRLLMYVGVVVLLILTQLLFLSMASHGTKDGLSGSINEGFDRLWEAERNESGALAYYENWLHCCGVNSSEDYWIIHHAIPSSCCLDNKCVDSTSVYKAGCKAEFVEYLDDKLLVFKIVCWLLILGEAVGAVFGWLLYSSVKNQSRRNNAVWM
- the LOC117892324 gene encoding protein late bloomer produces the protein MACSTGVLKVFALFWDIVYAIFGLIVIGLGVHVVYKFEHFNTAAFVIIGLGIVVVLAALFGSLGAARESSNISKTFVFLLVVLIVLEVLVVGFLWIFQTSLLINVDKTFDQLWNDQPVPIKPGNQSQIASLERWLDCCGNVGPKDYMLPPNSCYNSQSDKLNLEGCRQKFLDFVASRWTTFNFVSLVLVAVEIICALLAYVLANSIVNRWRRSKYYQK